ATAGCCTACAGCAAAGGCAGCATCCTTCATTCAGTGATCCAGAATCAGATTTTTATAATGGCATTAACTATGCTGATGGTCAGTGCACTGATATTGGGTTTGCTGTATCGCGAGCAGAAAGGAATCGGCAAGATAGGCTGGGAAAGCTTCCTGATTATCCTGCTCTATCTCTTTGGTAACGCTTTCCTGCTGTTTGCATAATCAAATGATCTCATGAGGATTAAATACATTTATGCAATCATTTGATTGTGTTTGATTTAGAGGCTCTTTGTAAAGCAGAATTTAAATAATTTTTTACCGGATGGCTTCCCGATAAGCTTCGGCTCCTCCTACTACCGGCAGCTCAATGTGAGTATTATCCAAGTCAATCTTCAGCTCAGTCCCCGGATCGGGCCATAGGGTAAAGTCCTTGTCAGAGGAAAAAATCATCAAGCCAATCTTCTGCCCAGACGGGATAATTTGGTCATCAGGTTGTAAATCAAAACTCATTTTATAGAATTTGCCAGGCTCTAATGGTTCACTCTTGGTGAGTGAATTGCGGTTTTGCGGATCTGCCCAGCCCCTTGTTATAATATTGTCTGTGATATCTGTGTCTTTATCCTCTGACCATGGGAGAGAAACCAGCCACACCGATAAATTGGCCGACGGTTTGCTGCTTGCCAGTCTGATTTTGATGTTTGCCAGACCGGACAGGTGAACAGAATCCTTCACGGTAGGGGTGATATACAACAACCTGTGATCGGTCCATTCTGCCTGGGCGAGATTCGACCCACTGAACGAGAAATTGTCCACTAGGGTTTCCTTACCCTGAGGGGCAGGTTTGGATGTAACCAAACCTCCTGATTGTGGGGCTCCTGCTGTAAGGTGCATAGTAACTTTTTCAGCCTGAGGATTGGGATAAGCTTCATAGGGAGTCGGATTATCCCGTTTATCTTTTTCGCGGACGATCCAAACTTCAGGTTCCTCTTCCACATTATTTTCCACACCCAAAAGGTAACGGGTAAACCATCTGTTCATCATGTCCAGTGGTGGCTTTCCCCCATGTCCGCCCTGATGATAGTATAATTTTACGGGCAATCCTTTCTCTTTCGCTTTTTTGTATATTCTATAGCTGTGTAGAGGTACCACATTCCAGTCGTTGAAAGCATGTACCATGAACAGTGCAACCTTCATGGGATCCATATCATTCAGATAGTCCCGGCTGGCCCAGAATTCATTGTAATCGCCTTTTTTTCTGTCGAAGTTTTCCAGCATCACTTCATCCCTGATTTTACAGTTGCACCATTCCCATCTTTTCGGGTTGCTGTGAATCCAGTCATAAAGGAAGTCTATGTCTTCTCCTAGATAGCCGTGGGGATGACGGACCAGACCGTTGGAACGATAATAGTGATAATAAGAGGTGTTTGGTGCAATGGGGATGATCGCTTCAAGTCCTTCAACTCCTGTTGTTGCAGCTGCCAGTGGTATGGTGCCATTATAGGAAGTTCCTGTCATTCCCACTTTACCTGTAGACCAGTAAGCAGTTACCGTTTCATCTCCATCAGGAGTAGTATATCCTTTGGCCAGTCCATTAAGCCAGTCAATAACAGCCTTTGGTGCTAATGCTTCATTATCTCCGCCCACAGTGGGACAACCTTCTGATAGCCCTGTGCCTGGTGCTTCTGAATGTACCACGATGAATCCCCGGGGAACCCACTCTTTAACATGGGACTTCGAGATAATGGGGCGCTGACCTTCTGGTTCTATAGGGGAAAAATGTTGGCGTTCCGGAGGCTCAGTATGTAATTCCTGCCTTACATCCCAGAAGTATTCCTTATCTCCTGGCCCTGTGCCTGCAAAGTAAGGACTTGAAACATAAATTACAGGAAGCTTTAATCCTTCCGTTTCGGTTTGCCGGGGGCGAGTGACAGCTACATGCATGCGATCAAGCTTACCGTCACCATCGGAGTCAAATTCAGTCTCCACCCAAAGATCATGACGAATCCAATATTCAGAATCTTCAAATTCAGGAACTATTTGGGCTTCACCATCCTCGATGATGGGTTTGGCAAGTTCCTTGTCTCCATATACAATGGGATTTTCCTGGGCAATAATTTTAAAAGCAGCTAAGGATATGGCCATCGCAAGGATGATCATTATAGCTGCCAGCTTTTTGAATCTTTTCATGTTCATGTTGATTTTTGTTGGTTATTTTTCTTTTATCGTAAAGTAAATAAATTTCAAAAAAAGGACAAACAGGAGAATACCATAATTATTAAACTGGAAAATTTCTGATGTGAAACAGTCGATTTTCTATTTGTATTTCAGCCGTTTACCTTTAAGGTCCTCTGGTATTTAGGGCCTAATAACAAGGATAACATAAAAAATGATTCAATAAACCAATAGGTCAATTGAATCATTTTTTGCTACTACCATTTATCTGATCAGAATTGCCGAATTTGCCAATTTGTATGGTATGGCAGACAAGCTTTTAATATTTATCTGGCAAATCCACTGCAGTTTTTTTCCATACTTTATAAAAATCGCTGACTGCCTTTTTAAATTTATCATAATCTTTTCTGGTTTCAAAAATTTGCCAGTCATCCCAGATTGCATACCTAATATGATTTAATAAACGACCTTCAGGCCACAGGAAAACCTGGCCCCAGATCAATCTGTTATTGGCATTTATTCCGGGATTCTCCTCTGTTCCATCGCCATCAATGGCTTCAAAATGTTCTTTACTGAGCAGGTTTTTGGTGGCAGTTTCCAGGTTGTTTTTGATCCATTCCGATCGTTCGGCCATGGATACATAACCCACTCCTGAATTTTCTCGTTGATGGGCCCATGCCAGACATATCTGTGGCGGCGTCAGCCCGGTTTCTTTTGCAATATTCTGAATCACATGATGCTTCATGTCCGCCTGATGCTCGGGGAAACGATCTCTTCCTGGTCGGCGTGGAGAACCTAAAGCCATATATCCTGAAGGAACTATATTATTATCTATAAGATACTTAACAAATTCTTTTTGCTGAAATAAGGGATGCAATTCCATCTGATTGTAAACCGGCCGGTTGAATTCATTGGTATCCCTCAATAAGAGCTCCATTGTTTTGGGGGTTTGATTTGAAGTACCAATATTCTTAACCTTGCCGCTTTTCTTGAGTTCTGTCATCTGGTCCCATACCTCGTTCATGAACATTTCATGGATATAAGGAACTGCATTTTCGTTGTATGAATCCCCGGTAGCGCCAGGTTCATGATGATTAGGCCAGGGCCAGTGTACAACATACATATCCAGGTAGTCAAGTCCAAGCTTACGCAAGGAATCCTCGCAGGCAGGAATAATTTCTTCGCGGCTCATGTTCTTGTTCCAAAGCTTGGACAATACAAAAAGATCCTCTCTATTAACCAATCCTTTCTTTATGGCTTTGTCAATTGCGCGACCAACGACCTCTTCGTTCTGATAAGCGGTGGCGCAATCCAAATGCCTGTATCCCAAACGGATTGCTTCTATAATGATATCCTCCATAGCCTCCTGTAGGTCAGGATTGTCTGAATGAAATGTCCCCATAGCAGCCTGAGGCATAAGGGTTCCATCCGGTAATTTAATTTGTGTTACAGAGCTTGGATCGATGGGCTTAACGTTTGTGTCAATATTTACTGAACTCATAAGCAATTTGTTTAGGTTATTATATTTTATTCATTCATTTTCTAAATTTTGATATTATCTTTAATTAGTGGATTTATAAATAATTTTTAAAAATACAAAATACCTTAAATTAAATATTTATGGCATGAGACAGACAATAACATGTTTTATTTTTTAATTAATGTTCAAAAATATAAAAATTTCTTTTTCTTTACAACTCATATTCTTAATTTTTTATCAGAACACATACAAGTAACTCATTTAAAGCAGTTTTAGAAAAGATGCTATTGTGTTGTTGGTATTGAGCAAAAAGTATTTTCGGTAAAAATACTGATAACCAAAGAGATTTAATGCGATAACTACACCTGCTTTGCCTACGTATTTAAAATCTATGGCGACGATTTGGAAGTAGAGCTCATTGCTCACTCATATCGCCCTTAAGCAGCCTAGTTTATGTGTCAAAGTTGCGTTCCCTATGAATGATTTCACTGTTAACTGGCAGGTTGTTCTGGTTTCAGGAAATGTACCCCTTGGTACCCTTAGAAAAACTGAAAATTTGAATTCTATTTCCAATTTTGGGAGGAGAATGTGACTTGCCCTATTTTAAAATAATTTTCAAAAAAATAAATTATACTGAATTCAATTTGACTTTATAAAGCAAGTAATTATCCTGACTCCTGATATCTAAGAGATTGGACATGTTTGAGCTGTCGGATTGGGTGAATTTATTGGTCGGAAAAGAGCGGGAAAACACTTCGCCTAAATGATTATCTCAAAAATAGCCATAATTGAAAGTAAGCACATAACAAGTTATATTTATTTTAATGCTTTTTACTTATTTAAACGTGAATTGTTGATGAGAATTTTTAATTATTTTTATCTGAATATTATTGCTATCTTTCTTGTCGTTGAATGTTTTCATGATTATAAGCATGCAATTCTAAGTTCATTATTTTGTCCATGATAAGTGAAACGGCCCCCATGGTGGTTTCCTGTTCTTCAAAGGAACTAGCCTTAATTTTTAAGTTGGATTTAGATGATAGCAAATACTTGGATATTTTTTTTTCAATCAAGTCAAAGAAGAATTTTCCGTTGAGAGAAATTCCACCTCCTATAAAAACCACTTCCGGATTAAGTAGATTGGCGAGAGTGGCTATACCTTTAGCCAGGTATTCGGTTATCTCATCATATATCTGTATAGATGCTCTGTCTCCTTTTTTTGCTGCCTTGCCTACAATTTCTGCGTCAATGTTACTTGAACGGTTGCCGCTAAGCTCTTTCAGTATATCTGATTCTCCACTTTCAAATGCCTTGATCCCCAGATTGGCTATTCTGTGTCCAGAGGCTAGGGCTTCTATACATCCATACATTCCACAATCACATTGTACTTTCGATGTGGAATCTACGAGAATATGGCCAAATTCACCGGCATATCCGGAATCGCCTCTTACTAATTTTCCTTCAACAACTAATCCTGCAGCAATACCATACCCCACATTGATGACGGCAAAATTATTCATGTTTTGTTTGTTTCCGAACCGCAACTCCCCCAATGCCATCAACCGGGTTGAATTGTCATAGAAAAAGGGTAGGTTAATCTTGCCTTCCAGTTCCTTTCTTAAATCCACATTGGTCCATCCGAAATCAGGGGAAGACTCGATGATTCCTGTATCCTTATTCACTAATCCTGCTACACCGATTCCTACACCCCATATTTGTGCATTTGGGCCCTTTCGTTTTTTAAATTTTTCAACGATTTGATTAATCTTTTCAATGATCGAATCAAAACCTTTATTGATTTCTGTGGGTATTTGTATTTCTGATAAGCAGGTGGCGTTTAAGTTGATCAGACATCCTCTGATGTATGTAGCTCCCAGGTCAATGCCAATGATATTATTGTCTTCTCCTTTGAATTGTACAATTACCGGGGGACGACCATTCTTGTGATGGACATTGCCATTTCCTACTCCCATATACTTAACCAACTGATCCTTGTGAACCAGACCGTCCACAATCCTTGAAACTGTCGGATGAGTAAGCCCTGTTTCTTTTGAGATTTCTGATCTGCTGATTTGATACCTTTCTTTGATAAGATTCAAGATTCTTTTTTTATTAATCATTTTTATAGTAACTGAATCCATTTTTTAAAATTCTTGGTAAATATTTTTTTAAATGATCTATTGGTGTTTTTTTGAACCATTAATTCTTTTGTTTTTTGCAAAATTATAAAAAATATAATGCTCTTGCTATTTTAAAGATTAATTTACTAATTGGTATATAATTAATGAAACCAGTATAAAAAGCATAATATCGGCAGATAAGGCACTAAACGGCTTTTGCAGATAATTGCTTATCAGGGGAATAATTATTCTGTATTTTATTAGTCTATTGGCTAGAGCGCCTTTTGGGACCGTACTCATGTGTTTCTATCAAGAAGAAAACGTCTATTTTATTGAGGATATTTGGCAATGCCAGATGGATACAAGCATGATTCCATATTTTTCCCTGAAGGAGATGATTACAATCCTTGAACAAGGAATAATCCCTTGGCAAGTTTTTATGGTGCCATGGAAAAGTTCATCAGTTGAAATCGATAGGAAAAGACATTAATGTGTTGTTTCGGGGAGAGGATTATTTTATGAATATGTCAAATATTTTAATTTATTTTAAAAATTTAATGTTAATTTTAAAACCAAAATTACCTGTGTTGAATAGTAAAGTTATAATATATTGAATTTATTGTTAAAATTTTTTTGTTCAAAATATAAGATTATGATGTCTTATATTTCTGTTAATTCTTTCAAACAGACAATTTAAAAAGAATTATTTGCTGTTAATGATCACTAAATTTTGTATAACGAGTGACAGTGGAAAAAACAAAAATATTTTGTAATTATTTTTTATGTTTTTATTTTTGAAAATCATGTTAAAAATAAAATTCTATGAAAGAAACAGGTATTGTTAACCGAGATTTGGCCCATGTGCTTTCAAAACAGGGACATGGGGATATGCTTTTGGTTGCGGATGCAGGTTTTGCGATCCCGGAGGGAGTGGAGACGATCGATCTGTCCCTTTCTGAAAATCAGCCTATGGTGTTGGATGTTTTAAATGAGTTTAAAAAGTTTTTTTCTGTGGAAAAGCTGATTCTTGCCGAGGAGACCCAACAGGTTAATCCTACCCATTTCAACAAAGTTTCACGTGCCTTTGGCCAGGATATAGAAGTAGAAACCATACCTCATGCTCAGTTAAAGGAACTCAGTTATAAAGTAAAAGCGATTGTCCGTACGGGTGACTTCACTGCCAATGGCAATATAATTCTGGTTTCAGGAGCTGGTAGTCGATGGTACCTGGAGAATCCCTGATAGGCTGGAGTATTTTTTTATTCTAGTGACAATGTTAGAATTGTTCTATTGATTAATTGCTTGAGCTTTAATATTGAATTGATTCATCAGAATATAAACTAAAAAAAATTTATGGAGCAAGTAACTATCCCTACGCTTGATTTAGTCATTATCATAGCATTTATAGTTGGAATAACCCTGATTGGGGCTCTTCAAATGCGCAAAAAGCGAGAGACAAGTGATTCATTTTTTCTAGCTGGTCGTGGACTGAACTGGGTATTTATAGGTTCTTCTCTTTTCGCTGCAAACATTTCGACGATCCACTTGGTTGGTTTGGCCGATTCAGGTTTTAACGAAGGAATGGTCTGGGGTAATTTCGAGTGGCTGGCTGCGGTCGATCTGATCTTTCTGGCCTTGATATTCGCCCCTTTCTATTTTAAAAGCCGCATTCAAACGCTTCCGGAGTTTCTGGAGCGGCGCTATGACTCCAGGTCGCGTTCGGTCTTTGCTTTTATCGCGATACTGGGAGCTCTTTTTGTTCACATTGGTATGAGCCTCTATGCAGGAGCAGCCATTATAGAACGGTTTTTCGGCCTCAGTATATACTTTTCGATCGCAGGTATCGCCTTGGTGACCCTTCTTTACTATGTTATGGGGGGATTGAAAGGGGTTGTGATTACCCAGGCGATCCAGACGGTGCTTCTGATCGGCGGCTCGACAACCCTGACCATTATTGGATTAAATGAACTTGGAGATGTAGGCATAACCTCCTTTGCCGATTTCAAGGCAGCAGCCCGTCCTGGTGCCTTTGAAATGCTTCACTCCCCTGCCTCAATCCAGGAGACGACAAGCCAAGTGAACGAGGAATTTGCCTCAAAGGGCTTTGGAACTATTGGAAACAGTGGTTTAACCTGGTTTGCCTGTTTCCTGGGCTACCCGATCCTGGGGCTTTGGTACTGGTGTTCGGACCAGACGATTGTTCAGCAGGTTTTAGCAGCCCGCAGCCGCAATGATGCCCAGCGGGGACCTGTTCTGGCCGGTTTTCTGAAGATCAT
The DNA window shown above is from Bacteroidales bacterium and carries:
- a CDS encoding ROK family protein, producing MNLIKERYQISRSEISKETGLTHPTVSRIVDGLVHKDQLVKYMGVGNGNVHHKNGRPPVIVQFKGEDNNIIGIDLGATYIRGCLINLNATCLSEIQIPTEINKGFDSIIEKINQIVEKFKKRKGPNAQIWGVGIGVAGLVNKDTGIIESSPDFGWTNVDLRKELEGKINLPFFYDNSTRLMALGELRFGNKQNMNNFAVINVGYGIAAGLVVEGKLVRGDSGYAGEFGHILVDSTSKVQCDCGMYGCIEALASGHRIANLGIKAFESGESDILKELSGNRSSNIDAEIVGKAAKKGDRASIQIYDEITEYLAKGIATLANLLNPEVVFIGGGISLNGKFFFDLIEKKISKYLLSSKSNLKIKASSFEEQETTMGAVSLIMDKIMNLELHAYNHENIQRQER
- a CDS encoding Xaa-Pro dipeptidyl-peptidase; translated protein: MKRFKKLAAIMIILAMAISLAAFKIIAQENPIVYGDKELAKPIIEDGEAQIVPEFEDSEYWIRHDLWVETEFDSDGDGKLDRMHVAVTRPRQTETEGLKLPVIYVSSPYFAGTGPGDKEYFWDVRQELHTEPPERQHFSPIEPEGQRPIISKSHVKEWVPRGFIVVHSEAPGTGLSEGCPTVGGDNEALAPKAVIDWLNGLAKGYTTPDGDETVTAYWSTGKVGMTGTSYNGTIPLAAATTGVEGLEAIIPIAPNTSYYHYYRSNGLVRHPHGYLGEDIDFLYDWIHSNPKRWEWCNCKIRDEVMLENFDRKKGDYNEFWASRDYLNDMDPMKVALFMVHAFNDWNVVPLHSYRIYKKAKEKGLPVKLYYHQGGHGGKPPLDMMNRWFTRYLLGVENNVEEEPEVWIVREKDKRDNPTPYEAYPNPQAEKVTMHLTAGAPQSGGLVTSKPAPQGKETLVDNFSFSGSNLAQAEWTDHRLLYITPTVKDSVHLSGLANIKIRLASSKPSANLSVWLVSLPWSEDKDTDITDNIITRGWADPQNRNSLTKSEPLEPGKFYKMSFDLQPDDQIIPSGQKIGLMIFSSDKDFTLWPDPGTELKIDLDNTHIELPVVGGAEAYREAIR
- a CDS encoding aldo/keto reductase encodes the protein MSSVNIDTNVKPIDPSSVTQIKLPDGTLMPQAAMGTFHSDNPDLQEAMEDIIIEAIRLGYRHLDCATAYQNEEVVGRAIDKAIKKGLVNREDLFVLSKLWNKNMSREEIIPACEDSLRKLGLDYLDMYVVHWPWPNHHEPGATGDSYNENAVPYIHEMFMNEVWDQMTELKKSGKVKNIGTSNQTPKTMELLLRDTNEFNRPVYNQMELHPLFQQKEFVKYLIDNNIVPSGYMALGSPRRPGRDRFPEHQADMKHHVIQNIAKETGLTPPQICLAWAHQRENSGVGYVSMAERSEWIKNNLETATKNLLSKEHFEAIDGDGTEENPGINANNRLIWGQVFLWPEGRLLNHIRYAIWDDWQIFETRKDYDKFKKAVSDFYKVWKKTAVDLPDKY
- a CDS encoding sodium/solute symporter (Members of the Solute:Sodium Symporter (SSS), TC 2.A.21 as described in tcdb.org, catalyze solute:Na+ symport. Known solutes for members of the family include sugars, amino acids, nucleosides, inositols, vitamins, urea or anions, depending on the system.), with product MEQVTIPTLDLVIIIAFIVGITLIGALQMRKKRETSDSFFLAGRGLNWVFIGSSLFAANISTIHLVGLADSGFNEGMVWGNFEWLAAVDLIFLALIFAPFYFKSRIQTLPEFLERRYDSRSRSVFAFIAILGALFVHIGMSLYAGAAIIERFFGLSIYFSIAGIALVTLLYYVMGGLKGVVITQAIQTVLLIGGSTTLTIIGLNELGDVGITSFADFKAAARPGAFEMLHSPASIQETTSQVNEEFASKGFGTIGNSGLTWFACFLGYPILGLWYWCSDQTIVQQVLAARSRNDAQRGPVLAGFLKIITPFIMVFPGIIAYILFKQEVFSAAMSAGLDKPGGMALSVMIEKLLPTGLIGLMAAALLAALMSTIAAALNSISTLVSVDIVKRVKPSVPDKKLIPIGRVSALVVMVLAVLWSTQGDQFSSIFDAINRVAQALSPPVATVLLLGVLYRRGTRQASFYTLSIGLIIGITLFLLDFKPVTGELLITNELGIPFMMQAFWTFVICVILFVTISHFTPRPDEETIREYTWTHPLETVRGKFTGILDVRILIMLLVAVMVVLYTIFS
- the rbsD gene encoding D-ribose pyranase, producing MKETGIVNRDLAHVLSKQGHGDMLLVADAGFAIPEGVETIDLSLSENQPMVLDVLNEFKKFFSVEKLILAEETQQVNPTHFNKVSRAFGQDIEVETIPHAQLKELSYKVKAIVRTGDFTANGNIILVSGAGSRWYLENP